The Anaerobaca lacustris DNA window TCGATCCCGCACTGCCCGAACAACTGCATCCAGAGCTCCTGGTCCCCCAGGTGGGCCGGAGCGTGTCTGGCGCAGGCCCGGAGCATCTTGCGGCGATGGCCCATGAACAGGCTGACCACATCACCGAACAGCGCGATGTCGTCGATCGCGCCTCTCTTGTCGTCGTTGCGAACGAATCGAACGATGGCCGAATCGACTGCCGGCGGCGGCCAGAACACACCCGGCTTGAGAATGCGAAGGACCTCCACGTCGCCCGTGGCGCCCAGCAGGATGCTCAGCGATCCATACGCCCTGCTGCCGTGCGCGGCCGCCATCCGTTCGGCCACCTCCTTCTGCACGGTGACGACCATGGCGTCGGCCACCAGCGGCCCGTTGACGAGATTGGCGATGACCGCCGAGGCTGCGTCGTAGGGCAGGTTCGAGACCAGCAGCAGTCGAGGGGGCGATTGCGGCACAGATACCGCCGATTTTATCGACCCAACAGCACGGACTGCCTCGACAACAGCCGGATTGAAGCTGCCTTTGCTCGACAGGACATCGCCCTCGATGAATTCGACATTGCTGGCGTCGGCCAGTTGCGACCGGGCGATGGCCGCCAGAGTCGGGTCCACCTCGACCGCTACCACGCGGCCGGCCCGCTCGGCCAGAGCCGCCGTCATCGAGCCGGTCCCGCAGCCCACTTCGAGGACGACATCCTGCGGACCGATCTGCGCCGCATCGACGACCAGCCGCAGAAGGTTCAGATCGACGAGGAAATGCTGACCGAACCTGCGATTGGGAACGACGCCCGCCGAGGCGAGTAGTTGATGGATCTGCCGTTTGGTCTGCATGGTGGACAGGCCCCCTGTCGAACGCTACGTCGGGGGCCCTGAGGATCGCCCATTCGCAGCCACACCTGCGAGGCAGGCCCGTCGGACCCGGGCCATGCGAATCGCCGTCAGGATCGCCGACTTCATGCTCGAAGCGCTCGCCTGGTTGCGTCCGGCGATGTCGAACGCCGTCCCGTGGGCGGGAGAGGTTCGCACCGCCGAAATCCCGATCGTGACATTCACCGCATGGTCGCGGTCGAGCAGCTTGATCGGGATCATCGCCTGGTCATGATACATCGCCACCACCGCGTCGAAATCGCCTCGGACGGCGCGGGGGAACAGGGCATCGGCGGGAATGGGGCCCGAACAGTGGATCCCCTGCTCCTGGGCCAGCAGGATCGCCGGCGCGATAATCCGCTGCTCCTCGTCGCCGAACTGGCCGTTCTCGCCGGCGTGGGGGTTCAACGCCGCAACGCCGATCCGCGGGTTCTCAATGGAGAAGTACTCCTTCAAGGCGTCGTTAAGCAGGTCGATCGGCTCGAACACGCAGCCGATCTTGAACTTGTGCCGCACCTCGAAGAGGGCCTCGTGGATCGTCGCCAGCGCGACCTTCAGCGGTCCGCTGACGAACATCATGGCCTTGCGGAGCGCCTTGTATTTCTGGGCGAACATCTCCGTGTGGCCGGGCCAGGCCGAATCGGCCATCTTCCAGCTCTCCTTGCTGATCGGCGCGGTAACGATCCCGTCGATGACGCCCATCTTCTCGGCCTCGATCGCATCGAGACAGAACCGCAGCGATGCTTCGCCCGCCACCTGGCTGGGCGCCTTGAGCCAGGGCGGCACGCTGTACTCGTCGTAGTCGGCGACGACCACCTTGTACGGATAGTCGCGGCCGATCTTCTCGTGCTGATGCCGGCCCCAGAACGGCTCGATCTCGGCGCGGTCGGCGGCATAGCAGAGCTGCTCGTTCATGCCGAAGACGATGAACTTGGCCGCCCGGCGGACCTCCGGATCGGCAAGGGCCTTGACCACCACCTCGGGCCCGATGCCGGCGGCATCGCCCATGGTCACGCCGATGACCATTTGGTCGGAGATCGAATTGTGATTGGCTTTGTTTCTCATGACACCGGACACCCGGGCGGACAGCACTGATATCCGCGTTTTTGGCCCTGCTTCAAAAGCCCATCTGCCTCAACCGCTCGACCGTCAGGGGCCCGTCCGTGGGCAGCAGGGTCTCCAATTGCCGCCGGACGACCTTTACGATGACGTCGATTTCGACGTTGACCTTGTCCCCTATACGGGCCGAGCCGAGCGTCGTTCTGCCCAGCGTCTCAGGGATCGCCGCCACGCGAAAGCCGGCGCTGCCCACCTCGGCAATCGTCAGACTCACGCCGTCGATGGCCACCGAACCCTTCGGGACCATCTGTTCGAGCAGTTCCACTGGCGCGCCGAACTCAATATCGGCAAACTCGCCCAGCTTCTTGACCGCCCGGACCGTGCCGACCCCGTCGACGTGGCCTTGGACCATATGGCCGCCGAACCGGCCGGTCGCCGGCATCGCTCGCTCGACGTTGACCCTCGACGACGGTTTCAGTATCGCCAGCGTCGATTTCGCCAGCGTTTCGCCGCTCAGCGCAAACGTCGCCACCGCCCCTTCCAGTCGCGTCACCGTCAGACACGCTCCGTTGATGGCAATGCTGTCGCCCAGGCGAACCCCGTCGGCGAGCGCAGCGAGATCGACCGCCAGCGTGCCCCCCTCGGAGGCTCGACCGACCGACAACGCCCTGACCTGGCAAACGGATTCAATCAACCCGGTAAACATGCCCCGTTCATTCCTCGGAAATCACTCCCGCCCCTCCATGAGTACCATGCTCCTATGCTATGACCGCCTCCCCGCCCCTGTCAAACAATTGTTCCATCCCGGTCCCGACAGCAACGTTTGGCGGCGTCACCGCGAATGGCGGGCGAAAAGAGGTCTTCCAATCCGCTGCAGCGCGCCAAACGACTATTTCTTCTTTGGCATGCTGTACATCATCCAGATGTCGAATCCGCCCTCACCCCCGGGGCGATTCGAGACGAAGTAAAGCAGAGGGGCATTGGCCGAAATACTAGGGTCCGTGTCGATGCCCCGTGTATTGAAGGGCGAGCCCATGTTGACGCCCCTTTCCCAGTCCTCGCTCGCTGTCGAGCGTTTCGAAACCCACAGATCGCGCCCGGCGAGCGGACTGTCATAATAGAGCGTTCGGTTGTCGGACGAGATATCAGGTGAGTATTCGATCCCGTTCGTATTGATCGCCAGCGCTTCCGGTGCGCCCCACGGATCGTCGATTGTTGCTCGTCTGCACCAGTAGACGTCATTGATACCTTGCTGGCCTTGGTCGTTCGGCCGGCGCGAATCGAAGTACAGCGTCAGGCCATCGGACGAGATGCTGGGATGGTTGTCGTACGCCGAGCTGTTCACGATTGGCCCGAGATTGACGGGCTCTGTCCAAGGCCCTTCCGCCGTCGTGCGCGTGGTCATCCAGATATCGAAATCGCCGCTGCCGCCGGGCCGGTTGGAGGCGAAATAGAGCGTCAGGCCATCGTCGGAAATGCACGGCCCGGAGTCGTCGAACCGGCTGTTGACGGGCGCCGCCAACGGAGCCGCCACGCCGAAGTCTGCGTGCGGAGAATTCGCCTTCGACAGCCATATATCCCAACCGCCCAACCCTCCCGGACGCAGAGCATCAAAGTAGAGCGACCGGCCGTCGGCGGAAATGTCGGGCGAACCTTCATGCCCGGCACTATTGACGTTCGGTCCCAGGTTCACAGGGCTGCTGATCTTCGCGTACGGGCTTCGACACCCGCTCGCGACCGCCAACGACAACATACATCCGACCGCAACGATTGTCCTCATTCTCCAACACTCCTTCCACAAAGTGAACGCTTCGACAGCTTCCGGTCGCTTCTGCGGTAGCGTGCCGAGCAGCCCTCCGCGTGCCAGTCACTCCGCACCCATTGCTCCCGCCCCTCCGTAAGCACCGTTCTTTCAGGCTACAAGCACCGCACGGGTCCTGTCAAATGATTGTTGGGTCGATGTCACGGCGGGCGCACCGGGCAAATTCCCTTTCGTAAGGGTATCGGAGGTGTTACGATGGCGGCCCAGAGTCTATCAGGAAAAGGAGTGCATGCGATGAACACGATTTGGCTGAAGGTTGCGGTGGTGGCCGTGGCGATCGTGGTGATTGTGATCCTCGGCAGCCGGTTTCTGGCGGAGAAGCCGGAATCGGGGCCATCGCCGGCCGCCCGCCAGACGACGGATGGGACCAAGACGGTCTACGACTCGTTCGAGCGCGACGACCAAGAGTTCGGGGTGGACGGCCAGTCGGACGAGGAGCCGGCCCAGGAAATCGCACCGGCTGAGAAGGTTCCGGCGGCACAGGACGCCCAGCCGACGTTCGAGAAGCTGCCGATTGAGGAGGAGGTGCAGGCCCAGCGGCTCCATTCGATGGCGCTCGAGGAGCGCAAGCGGTCCAGGCTGCCGATGATGACGCCCAAGCTGATGGTCGATTACTGCCGCGAGATCATCCAGCGGTGGCCCAGCAGCGAATACGCCTTCCAGGCCAAACGGATGCTGGCCGACATTCCCGATCGATACCGGACGATGTACAGCGTCACGGACCAGGAAACGGACGTCAGCAGCTTCTACAAATAGCCCACTGCCCGGCAAGGAGAAACCCGAAGATGCCCACAGCCGCATCGGTCGCAAACGTTCCCGTCATTTCGATCA harbors:
- the rsmA gene encoding 16S rRNA (adenine(1518)-N(6)/adenine(1519)-N(6))-dimethyltransferase RsmA, whose amino-acid sequence is MQTKRQIHQLLASAGVVPNRRFGQHFLVDLNLLRLVVDAAQIGPQDVVLEVGCGTGSMTAALAERAGRVVAVEVDPTLAAIARSQLADASNVEFIEGDVLSSKGSFNPAVVEAVRAVGSIKSAVSVPQSPPRLLLVSNLPYDAASAVIANLVNGPLVADAMVVTVQKEVAERMAAAHGSRAYGSLSILLGATGDVEVLRILKPGVFWPPPAVDSAIVRFVRNDDKRGAIDDIALFGDVVSLFMGHRRKMLRACARHAPAHLGDQELWMQLFGQCGIDPTARPEELPPGQYVELANRHRLHRSDR
- the pdxA gene encoding 4-hydroxythreonine-4-phosphate dehydrogenase PdxA, translated to MRNKANHNSISDQMVIGVTMGDAAGIGPEVVVKALADPEVRRAAKFIVFGMNEQLCYAADRAEIEPFWGRHQHEKIGRDYPYKVVVADYDEYSVPPWLKAPSQVAGEASLRFCLDAIEAEKMGVIDGIVTAPISKESWKMADSAWPGHTEMFAQKYKALRKAMMFVSGPLKVALATIHEALFEVRHKFKIGCVFEPIDLLNDALKEYFSIENPRIGVAALNPHAGENGQFGDEEQRIIAPAILLAQEQGIHCSGPIPADALFPRAVRGDFDAVVAMYHDQAMIPIKLLDRDHAVNVTIGISAVRTSPAHGTAFDIAGRNQASASSMKSAILTAIRMARVRRACLAGVAANGRSSGPPT
- a CDS encoding riboflavin synthase, with the translated sequence MFTGLIESVCQVRALSVGRASEGGTLAVDLAALADGVRLGDSIAINGACLTVTRLEGAVATFALSGETLAKSTLAILKPSSRVNVERAMPATGRFGGHMVQGHVDGVGTVRAVKKLGEFADIEFGAPVELLEQMVPKGSVAIDGVSLTIAEVGSAGFRVAAIPETLGRTTLGSARIGDKVNVEIDVIVKVVRRQLETLLPTDGPLTVERLRQMGF
- a CDS encoding TolB family protein, which gives rise to MRTIVAVGCMLSLAVASGCRSPYAKISSPVNLGPNVNSAGHEGSPDISADGRSLYFDALRPGGLGGWDIWLSKANSPHADFGVAAPLAAPVNSRFDDSGPCISDDGLTLYFASNRPGGSGDFDIWMTTRTTAEGPWTEPVNLGPIVNSSAYDNHPSISSDGLTLYFDSRRPNDQGQQGINDVYWCRRATIDDPWGAPEALAINTNGIEYSPDISSDNRTLYYDSPLAGRDLWVSKRSTASEDWERGVNMGSPFNTRGIDTDPSISANAPLLYFVSNRPGGEGGFDIWMMYSMPKKK